Proteins encoded by one window of Brienomyrus brachyistius isolate T26 chromosome 1, BBRACH_0.4, whole genome shotgun sequence:
- the akap11 gene encoding A-kinase anchor protein 11 isoform X1, translating to MDTCARIRGVPLKTRAAIRKEAIRDGSVPLLKSLLKSRKELSGVSVGLHSGDLPWLTEIHFVGLPSHSDVEDLLSQALPAVPVDVLELLRSLRTQSLKDEEVLLLEDTRKLLENKGSVSQATCSKAICVFRHCRNPQSIVGTMSTLLTRYMAGMKYALELQCLQKGVSDGCPLEDDDTNQSVSSIEDDFVTAFEHLEEEEVADNLSFHNQRNQRDVGSQTVPSHSKDLSGSRLIISSFSKKPSVKKSSFPETLSSSGPAWNPGEGSQWDFYTPGCLTKASVTAASATESDESDCSSPSPIIFLDEVSYQKSLKAKLDIPKIPVFKDGVEDSDSEVSEFFDSFDQFDDLDQALESSSKFLKEPAAASQTQRNIYAEDSKCMSRGFSSKAMNPHRFDHPTLPANIKKPTPLKPGSLCGSHSDIPDSPRPVRTITDETGVLFSPVRSSAFSPLGEGSTLEYFWKPDGDGELRKPQDLCTLYKTYSDFANNMSTEILRSVCGYSTPVDMNVNKNLSCVCHKEFKNSSGHLMKLSDIQETVTISKSQKSQTLKEGIQKFATDLVEMSLGSAFRDLQKGVSSCTTTLCHLAARLTSSVFQMAFHEIGMRHAFVLKERAINGLASFLVKEAVSGALKEFHFVKKQIFNNTVARFAAELAEELVFEGIMEVCQFSHPSTPLTPSDWSFEQEEEVVSSYASDLSESVLQEAFIELSQADVTFTTQAAISVSLDNIRYVSSDDAAETTKTCNATSHYLGSTTEVLESTENDCTVRRALFCMSGIASCVPVPVAGKAISQFQGPVDTCQYKSSICQTSQTSPKKSSCLEGRLVTSVSEISTATQTDLVPVASQSVYNETGTTEPVVSIGSHETVSGNQISNKSNLQNYSGNMADMIVSEAYELMTASKVKKSENGADKTIGNQIPSSYQLMPQNLVNENVTSSTTKHPAIKGTSHFSIPTEADFFLMNKKDRTDQHGMHLRLQDSMSHCFGFYDKYNKPKSTGCQKRVDGFDHPPPSSLIPNSGSRGMCRDTYGSDLRNIGQVTETASEMRSSLMKDTLEVPSFEAPNRSGKKMSAEEIPCTSGRKTHGVPGTPPSTPQLPLPGSREKHFKQFSKKLKGKLAKEFSPATPPSTPHYQPALGLVEANTDSEKADFLLKLMRSLSEEAENNEDREDRQYDISRIGTQAGAQADQYVPVETDNKVVEKGAFHYAERLACHIVSMATEMDTLALPHGWKSEDKPCTENHTLHSAKFSEQTLSSLWTYAGEIAGEVISDVKKMISSSQYRRKTIMSNKDVVADSRQNQPLSCKSNRFGSLANHFQSDSMVQGPNFQVSGSSGLSSKCPSCESVTDEYSGYIIKVLKKEGGSRELILDQYASRLAYRSIKSGLAHAAKKIKQRSNLKLHPSRRPHCDGTHEVWRGLMSEASSVDDNRKASSSDEAARCTCQNPEDLNRKEYLELVNFAESLAYDITCDVTRKLRMSSVRLPKSLTDSCLYKKSKLDDVTDSPMKTHFSCSLLPFKEKTKQYHSTGSLNDRNYSDSVMQVIEHYARKIVDDTLEITLASAMPQDSEDRGLLDQNSYAEKLTKTALSSALADQACRYCAVRKRSLCRNASRQHFQDSLSRQRQDFEAVAGTGYKGPRVCGLEIPKIHIDLEKRAAYAEEVVSSAIEKAKRELSSASLNADSGIGHDGASFAESLTTEIMTSAISNVCQTINLSSPGKEGMHTLESAASQQLCLSVGDDSIGSWSNLSFEEEHPDESSSFLHLSDSNGNSSSWSSLGLEGEIYEEHLSFSPSDSDSTEDKETEAKAELDGGPHAERGLLVVNVDVGEPVLDSQVRAMLQWIAASQTGLPAVQLELQQLPAVLQRVLEREWKVGELLQVLIRYCDELASEADTESSGESCESKPFFQWLMENA from the exons GCTCTGCCGGCTGTCCCTGTTGACGTTTTGGAGTTGCTTAGATCACTACGTACCCAGAGTCTGAAGGATGAAGAGGTGTTGCTCCTCGAAGATACTAGGAAACTTCTGGAAAATAagggcagtgtttctcag GCTACATGTTCAAAGGCCATCTGCGTGTTTCGGCACTGCCGGAATCCGCAGAGCATTGTGGGAACCATGTCAACCCTGCTGACGCGGTACATGGCGGGGATGAAGTATGCGCTCGAACTGCAGTGTCTGCAGAAGGGAGTGTCTGACGGCTGTCCACTCGAGGACGATGACACTAACCAGTCCGTCTCCTCCATCGAAGATGACTTTGTCACCGCGTTCGAGCACCTGGAGGAAGAAGAGGTGGCTGACAACTTGT cTTTTCATAACCAACGGAACCAGCGTGATGTGGGCTCGCAGACGGTCCCGTCCCACTCTAAGGACTTGTCAGGCTCCCGCTTGATTATTAGCTCGTTTTCCAAGAAGCCTTCGGTAAAGAAATCCTCTTTCCCTGAAACTCTGTCAAGTTCTGGACCGGCATGGAACCCAGGGGAAGGGAGCCAATGGGATTTCTACACACCCGGTTGTCTGACAAAAGCATCCGTTACTGCTGCATCTGCCACAGAGTCAGATGAGTCTGACTGCTCAAGCCCAAGTCCGATAATCTTCTTGGATGAAGTTAGCTACCAGAAAAGTTTAAAAGCAAAGCTTGAcattcctaaaatccctgtttTCAAAGATGGGGTTGAAGACTCTGATTCAGAAGTGAGTGAGTTTTTTGATAGTTTTGACCAATTTGATGATCTGGACCAAGCTCTTGAGAGCAGCTCCAAGTTCCTCAAGGAGCCAGCAGCTGCCAGCCAAACACAGAGAAACATATACGCAGAGGACTCCAAATGTATGTCTCGAGGCTTCTCTTCAAAAGCAATGAACCCCCATCGATTTGACCACCCAACTCTTCCTGCCAACATAAAGAAACCTACTCCACTCAAGCCAGGATCACTTTGTGGTTCCCACTCAGATATTCCTGATTCTCCACGACCAGTGAGGACTATAACTGATGAAACTGGGGTGCTCTTCAGTCCAGTTCGATCTTCAGCATTTAGTCCTCTGGGAGAAGGCAGCACCTTAGAGTATTTTTGGAAGCCAGATGGAGATGGAGAATTGCGCAAACCTCAGGATCTCTGCACTCTCTATAAAACATACTCAGATTTTGCCAATAATATGTCAACGGAAATTCTCAGATCGGTTTGTGGATATTCGACTCCTGTTGATATGAACGTCAACAAGAACTTGAGCTGTGTATGCCATAAAGAATTCAAAAACAGCAGCGGACACCTCATGAAATTGTCTGATATTCAGGAGACAGTCACCATATCAAAATCTCAGAAATCACAAACACTGAAGGAAGGCATACAGAAATTTGCTACCGATCTTGTCGAAATGAGCCTTGGGAGTGCCTTCAGAGATCTGCAGAAAGGGGTATCTTCTTGTACAACTACACTTTGTCATTTAGCTGCAAGATTGACTTCTTCAGTGTTTCAAATGGCTTTTCATGAGATAGGTATGAGGCATGCATTTGTTTTAAAAGAACGTGCTATTAATGGTTTAGCAAGCTTCCTAGTCAAGGAAGCAGTATCAGGTGCTCTCAAGGAGTTTCACTTTGTAAAAAAGCAGATTTTCAACAACACAGTTGCCAGGTTTGCTGCAGAACTGGCAGAGGAATTGGTGTTTGAAGGTATAATGGAAGTCTGTCAGTTTTCACATCCTTCTACACCTTTGACACCAAGTGATTGGTCCTTCGAACAGGAGGAGGAAGTAGTTTCTTCTTATGCCTCAGACCTCTCTGAGTCTGTGCTCCAGGAAGCATTCATAGAGTTATCTCAGGCTGACGTGACCTTCACTACCCAGGCAGCCATAAGTGTCTCGCTTGACAATATCCGTTATGTCAGCTCAGATGATGCTGCAGAAACCACAAAGACCTGTAATGCTACCTCTCATTATCTAGGATCGACAACTGAGGTACTAGAATCAACAGAAAATGACTGCACTGTGAGAAGAGCTTTATTCTGCATGTCTGGGATTGCCAGTTGTGTTCCAGTGCCTGTGGCTGGGAAAGCAATCTCCCAATTTCAGGGCCCAGTAGATACTTGTCAGTACAAGTCCAGTATTTGCCAAACATCACAAACTAGTCCTAAAAAAAGCAGTTGTTTGGAAGGAAGACTGGTGACATCTGTCTCTGAGATATCCACAGCAACTCAAACTGACTTAGTTCCCGTTGCCTCTCAAAGTGTTTACAATGAGACAGGCACCACTGAACCAGTGGTGAGTATAGGCTCCCATGAAACTGTCTCTGGAAACCAGATTTCTAATAAGTCTAATTTGCAGAACTATTCTGGAAACATGGCTGATATGATTGTGAGTGAAGCTTATGAACTCATGACTGCttccaaagtgaagaaatcaGAGAACGGTGCTGACAAAACCATTGGAAACCAGATACCTTCTTCATATCAGTTGATGCctcaaaatttggtcaatgaaaaTGTTACCAGTTCCACCACAAAGCATCCAGCCATCAAAGGAACTTCACATTTTTCCATACCCACCGAGGCTGATTTTTTTCTGATGAACAAAAAAGACAGGACAGATCAGCATGGAATGCACTTAAGACTGCAGGACTCCATGAGCCATTGCTTTGGATTTTATGATAAATATAACAAGCCTAAAAGCACAGGTTGTCAAAAAAGGGTAGATGGTTTTGATCACCCACCTCCATCATCCCTGATACCGAATTCTGGGTCCAGAGGAATGTGTAGAGACACTTATGGATCAGACCTTAGGAACATAGGTCAGGTCACCGAGACAGCTTCTGAAATGCGATCCTCATTGATGAAGGATACTTTAGAGGTGCCAAGTTTTGAGGCACCTAATCGAAGTGGCAAGAAGATGTCAGCCGAAGAGATTCCATGTACATCTGGGAGGAAAACGCATGGAGTGCCAGGCACTCCACCATCAACTCCACAGCTGCCCCTTCCAGGCTCACGGGAGAAACATTTCAAACAGTTTTCCAAAAAATTAAAAGGCAAGCTTGCCAAGGAATTTTCTCCTGCCACACCTCCATCCACCCCACATTATCAGCCTGCCCTAGGCCTCGTTGAAGCTAACACTGATTCTGAGAAAGCCGACTTCTTGCTGAAGCTTATGAGGTCTCTTTCCGAAGAGGCTGAGAATAATGAAGATAGAGAGGATCGGCAGTATGATATTTCCCGTATAGGAACACAGGCTGGAGCTCAGGCAGATCAATATGTACCAGTAGAAACTGACAATAAAGTGGTAGAAAAGGGAGCTTTTCATTATGCAGAGCGTTTAGCATGTCACATTGTTTCTATGGCTACTGAGATGGACACTCTGGCACTGCCACATGGCTGGAAGTCTGAAGATAAGCCATGCACAGAGAACCATACCTTACATAGTGCCAAGTTCTCAGAGCAGACTCTCAGTTCTTTATGGACTTATGCTGGGGAAATTGCAGGAGAGGTCATCAGTGACGTCAAGAAGATGATTAGTTCTAGTCAGTATAGACGTAAAACCATCATGAGTAACAAGGATGTGGTTGCTGACAGTCGGCAGAATCAACCCCTTAGTTGCAAAAGTAACAGATTTGGGAGTCTAGCCAACCATTTTCAAAGTGATTCCATGGTCCAAGGTCCTAACTTTCAAGTTAGTGGGTCAAGTGGGCTATCGTCTAAGTGTCCTAGCTGTGAGAGTGTAACTGATGAATACAGTGGGTACATcatcaaagttttaaaaaaagaagGCGGCAGCAGGGAGCTTATTTTAGATCAGTATGCCAGCCGCCTTGCTTACCGCTCCATTAAGTCAGGTCTAGCACATGCAGCCAAGAAGATCAAGCAAAGGTCGAACCTGAAGCTTCACCCTAGCAGGAGGCCACATTGTGATGGAACCCATGAAGTCTGGAGGGGTTTAATGTCAGAGGCGTCTTCTGTGGATGATAACAGGAAAGCATCGTCCTCTGATGAGGCTGCCCGATGTACTTGTCAGAACCCAGAAGACTTGAACAGGAAAGAGTACCTGGAACTTGTAAACTTTGCGGAGTCTTTGGCATATGACATCACATGTGATGTCACAAGAAAGCTCCGAATGTCATCGGTTCGACTACCGAAATCTCTGACCGATTCCTGTCTATACAAAAAGTCCAAACTGGATGATGTGACAGACAGCCCTATGAAGACTCATTTTTCATGTTCCTTACTGCCTTTTAAAGAGAAGACCAAACAATATCATAGCACTGGCAGCTTAAATGACCGGAACTACAGTGACAGTGTCATGCAAGTAATAGAACACTATGCTAGGAAAATAGTTGATGACACCTTGGAGATTACACTAGCATCAGCTATGCCACAGGATTCTGAAGACAGAGGACTACTGGACCAAAATTCATATGCAGAGAAGCTGACAAAAACAGCACTGAGCTCTGCACTGGCTGACCAGGCATGTCGGTACTGCGCTGTCAGGAAGCGTTCGTTGTGTAGAAATGCTAGCAGACAACATTTCCAGGACAGCCTCAGCAGACAGAGGCAGGATTTTGAGGCTGTGGCAGGCACCGGCTACAAAGGGCCTCGGGTGTGTGGCCTTGAAATTCCAAAAATTCACATTGACTTGGAGAAGAGGGCTGCGTATGCAGAGGAGGTGGTGTCATCAGCTATTGAGAAAGCCAAGAGGGAACTGAGCAGCGCTAGCCTGAACGCAGATAGCGGGATTGGGCACGATGGCGCAAGCTTTGCGGAGAGCCTCACCACAGAGATCATGACCTCAGCAATTTCCAACGTCTGCCAAACCATAAACCTTAG TAGCCCAGGGAAAGAGGGGATGCACACTTTGGAGTCTGCTGCTAGCCAACAGCTTTGTCTAAGCGTGGGTGATGACAGTATTGGCAGCTGGTCCAACCTCAGCTTCGAGGAGGAGCATCCGGATGAGAGCAGCAGCTTCCTGCACCTGAGTGACAG TAATGGGAACAGCAGTAGCTGGAGCAGTCTTGGGTTGGAAGGAGAGATTTATGAGGAACATCTGTCCTTCTCCCCCTCAGACAG TGACAGCACAGAGGATAAGGAAACTGAAGCGAAGGCGGAATTGGATG GGGGACCGCATGCCGAGAGGGGCCTGCTAGTGGTCAACGTGGATGTAGGTGAGCCAGTCCTGGACTCGCAAGTCAGGGCTATGCTACAGTGGATTGCCGCCTCCCAAACTGGCCTACCAGCTGTGCAACTGGAGTTGCAGCAG CTTCCTGCCGTGCTCCAGAGGGTCCTGGAGAGGGAGTGGAAGGTCGGGGAGCTCCTGCAGGTGCTCATCAGGTACTGTGATGAGCTGGCGTCCGAGGCAGATACAGAGTCCAGCGGGGAGAGCTGTGAGAGCAAGCCATTCTTCCAATGGCTGATGGAGAATGCCTAG
- the akap11 gene encoding A-kinase anchor protein 11 isoform X2, producing the protein MDTCARIRGVPLKTRAAIRKEAIRDGSVPLLKSLLKSRKELSGVSVGLHSGDLPWLTEIHFVGLPSHSDVEDLLSQALPAVPVDVLELLRSLRTQSLKDEEVLLLEDTRKLLENKGSVSQATCSKAICVFRHCRNPQSIVGTMSTLLTRYMAGMKYALELQCLQKGVSDGCPLEDDDTNQSVSSIEDDFVTAFEHLEEEEVADNLSFHNQRNQRDVGSQTVPSHSKDLSGSRLIISSFSKKPSVKKSSFPETLSSSGPAWNPGEGSQWDFYTPGCLTKASVTAASATESDESDCSSPSPIIFLDEVSYQKSLKAKLDIPKIPVFKDGVEDSDSEVSEFFDSFDQFDDLDQALESSSKFLKEPAAASQTQRNIYAEDSKCMSRGFSSKAMNPHRFDHPTLPANIKKPTPLKPGSLCGSHSDIPDSPRPVRTITDETGVLFSPVRSSAFSPLGEGSTLEYFWKPDGDGELRKPQDLCTLYKTYSDFANNMSTEILRSVCGYSTPVDMNVNKNLSCVCHKEFKNSSGHLMKLSDIQETVTISKSQKSQTLKEGIQKFATDLVEMSLGSAFRDLQKGVSSCTTTLCHLAARLTSSVFQMAFHEIGMRHAFVLKERAINGLASFLVKEAVSGALKEFHFVKKQIFNNTVARFAAELAEELVFEGIMEVCQFSHPSTPLTPSDWSFEQEEEVVSSYASDLSESVLQEAFIELSQADVTFTTQAAISVSLDNIRYVSSDDAAETTKTCNATSHYLGSTTEVLESTENDCTVRRALFCMSGIASCVPVPVAGKAISQFQGPVDTCQYKSSICQTSQTSPKKSSCLEGRLVTSVSEISTATQTDLVPVASQSVYNETGTTEPVVSIGSHETVSGNQISNKSNLQNYSGNMADMIVSEAYELMTASKVKKSENGADKTIGNQIPSSYQLMPQNLVNENVTSSTTKHPAIKGTSHFSIPTEADFFLMNKKDRTDQHGMHLRLQDSMSHCFGFYDKYNKPKSTGCQKRVDGFDHPPPSSLIPNSGSRGMCRDTYGSDLRNIGQVTETASEMRSSLMKDTLEVPSFEAPNRSGKKMSAEEIPCTSGRKTHGVPGTPPSTPQLPLPGSREKHFKQFSKKLKGKLAKEFSPATPPSTPHYQPALGLVEANTDSEKADFLLKLMRSLSEEAENNEDREDRQYDISRIGTQAGAQADQYVPVETDNKVVEKGAFHYAERLACHIVSMATEMDTLALPHGWKSEDKPCTENHTLHSAKFSEQTLSSLWTYAGEIAGEVISDVKKMISSSQYRRKTIMSNKDVVADSRQNQPLSCKSNRFGSLANHFQSDSMVQGPNFQVSGSSGLSSKCPSCESVTDEYSGYIIKVLKKEGGSRELILDQYASRLAYRSIKSGLAHAAKKIKQRSNLKLHPSRRPHCDGTHEVWRGLMSEASSVDDNRKASSSDEAARCTCQNPEDLNRKEYLELVNFAESLAYDITCDVTRKLRMSSVRLPKSLTDSCLYKKSKLDDVTDSPMKTHFSCSLLPFKEKTKQYHSTGSLNDRNYSDSVMQVIEHYARKIVDDTLEITLASAMPQDSEDRGLLDQNSYAEKLTKTALSSALADQACRYCAVRKRSLCRNASRQHFQDSLSRQRQDFEAVAGTGYKGPRVCGLEIPKIHIDLEKRAAYAEEVVSSAIEKAKRELSSASLNADSGIGHDGASFAESLTTEIMTSAISNVCQTINLSPGKEGMHTLESAASQQLCLSVGDDSIGSWSNLSFEEEHPDESSSFLHLSDSNGNSSSWSSLGLEGEIYEEHLSFSPSDSDSTEDKETEAKAELDGGPHAERGLLVVNVDVGEPVLDSQVRAMLQWIAASQTGLPAVQLELQQLPAVLQRVLEREWKVGELLQVLIRYCDELASEADTESSGESCESKPFFQWLMENA; encoded by the exons GCTCTGCCGGCTGTCCCTGTTGACGTTTTGGAGTTGCTTAGATCACTACGTACCCAGAGTCTGAAGGATGAAGAGGTGTTGCTCCTCGAAGATACTAGGAAACTTCTGGAAAATAagggcagtgtttctcag GCTACATGTTCAAAGGCCATCTGCGTGTTTCGGCACTGCCGGAATCCGCAGAGCATTGTGGGAACCATGTCAACCCTGCTGACGCGGTACATGGCGGGGATGAAGTATGCGCTCGAACTGCAGTGTCTGCAGAAGGGAGTGTCTGACGGCTGTCCACTCGAGGACGATGACACTAACCAGTCCGTCTCCTCCATCGAAGATGACTTTGTCACCGCGTTCGAGCACCTGGAGGAAGAAGAGGTGGCTGACAACTTGT cTTTTCATAACCAACGGAACCAGCGTGATGTGGGCTCGCAGACGGTCCCGTCCCACTCTAAGGACTTGTCAGGCTCCCGCTTGATTATTAGCTCGTTTTCCAAGAAGCCTTCGGTAAAGAAATCCTCTTTCCCTGAAACTCTGTCAAGTTCTGGACCGGCATGGAACCCAGGGGAAGGGAGCCAATGGGATTTCTACACACCCGGTTGTCTGACAAAAGCATCCGTTACTGCTGCATCTGCCACAGAGTCAGATGAGTCTGACTGCTCAAGCCCAAGTCCGATAATCTTCTTGGATGAAGTTAGCTACCAGAAAAGTTTAAAAGCAAAGCTTGAcattcctaaaatccctgtttTCAAAGATGGGGTTGAAGACTCTGATTCAGAAGTGAGTGAGTTTTTTGATAGTTTTGACCAATTTGATGATCTGGACCAAGCTCTTGAGAGCAGCTCCAAGTTCCTCAAGGAGCCAGCAGCTGCCAGCCAAACACAGAGAAACATATACGCAGAGGACTCCAAATGTATGTCTCGAGGCTTCTCTTCAAAAGCAATGAACCCCCATCGATTTGACCACCCAACTCTTCCTGCCAACATAAAGAAACCTACTCCACTCAAGCCAGGATCACTTTGTGGTTCCCACTCAGATATTCCTGATTCTCCACGACCAGTGAGGACTATAACTGATGAAACTGGGGTGCTCTTCAGTCCAGTTCGATCTTCAGCATTTAGTCCTCTGGGAGAAGGCAGCACCTTAGAGTATTTTTGGAAGCCAGATGGAGATGGAGAATTGCGCAAACCTCAGGATCTCTGCACTCTCTATAAAACATACTCAGATTTTGCCAATAATATGTCAACGGAAATTCTCAGATCGGTTTGTGGATATTCGACTCCTGTTGATATGAACGTCAACAAGAACTTGAGCTGTGTATGCCATAAAGAATTCAAAAACAGCAGCGGACACCTCATGAAATTGTCTGATATTCAGGAGACAGTCACCATATCAAAATCTCAGAAATCACAAACACTGAAGGAAGGCATACAGAAATTTGCTACCGATCTTGTCGAAATGAGCCTTGGGAGTGCCTTCAGAGATCTGCAGAAAGGGGTATCTTCTTGTACAACTACACTTTGTCATTTAGCTGCAAGATTGACTTCTTCAGTGTTTCAAATGGCTTTTCATGAGATAGGTATGAGGCATGCATTTGTTTTAAAAGAACGTGCTATTAATGGTTTAGCAAGCTTCCTAGTCAAGGAAGCAGTATCAGGTGCTCTCAAGGAGTTTCACTTTGTAAAAAAGCAGATTTTCAACAACACAGTTGCCAGGTTTGCTGCAGAACTGGCAGAGGAATTGGTGTTTGAAGGTATAATGGAAGTCTGTCAGTTTTCACATCCTTCTACACCTTTGACACCAAGTGATTGGTCCTTCGAACAGGAGGAGGAAGTAGTTTCTTCTTATGCCTCAGACCTCTCTGAGTCTGTGCTCCAGGAAGCATTCATAGAGTTATCTCAGGCTGACGTGACCTTCACTACCCAGGCAGCCATAAGTGTCTCGCTTGACAATATCCGTTATGTCAGCTCAGATGATGCTGCAGAAACCACAAAGACCTGTAATGCTACCTCTCATTATCTAGGATCGACAACTGAGGTACTAGAATCAACAGAAAATGACTGCACTGTGAGAAGAGCTTTATTCTGCATGTCTGGGATTGCCAGTTGTGTTCCAGTGCCTGTGGCTGGGAAAGCAATCTCCCAATTTCAGGGCCCAGTAGATACTTGTCAGTACAAGTCCAGTATTTGCCAAACATCACAAACTAGTCCTAAAAAAAGCAGTTGTTTGGAAGGAAGACTGGTGACATCTGTCTCTGAGATATCCACAGCAACTCAAACTGACTTAGTTCCCGTTGCCTCTCAAAGTGTTTACAATGAGACAGGCACCACTGAACCAGTGGTGAGTATAGGCTCCCATGAAACTGTCTCTGGAAACCAGATTTCTAATAAGTCTAATTTGCAGAACTATTCTGGAAACATGGCTGATATGATTGTGAGTGAAGCTTATGAACTCATGACTGCttccaaagtgaagaaatcaGAGAACGGTGCTGACAAAACCATTGGAAACCAGATACCTTCTTCATATCAGTTGATGCctcaaaatttggtcaatgaaaaTGTTACCAGTTCCACCACAAAGCATCCAGCCATCAAAGGAACTTCACATTTTTCCATACCCACCGAGGCTGATTTTTTTCTGATGAACAAAAAAGACAGGACAGATCAGCATGGAATGCACTTAAGACTGCAGGACTCCATGAGCCATTGCTTTGGATTTTATGATAAATATAACAAGCCTAAAAGCACAGGTTGTCAAAAAAGGGTAGATGGTTTTGATCACCCACCTCCATCATCCCTGATACCGAATTCTGGGTCCAGAGGAATGTGTAGAGACACTTATGGATCAGACCTTAGGAACATAGGTCAGGTCACCGAGACAGCTTCTGAAATGCGATCCTCATTGATGAAGGATACTTTAGAGGTGCCAAGTTTTGAGGCACCTAATCGAAGTGGCAAGAAGATGTCAGCCGAAGAGATTCCATGTACATCTGGGAGGAAAACGCATGGAGTGCCAGGCACTCCACCATCAACTCCACAGCTGCCCCTTCCAGGCTCACGGGAGAAACATTTCAAACAGTTTTCCAAAAAATTAAAAGGCAAGCTTGCCAAGGAATTTTCTCCTGCCACACCTCCATCCACCCCACATTATCAGCCTGCCCTAGGCCTCGTTGAAGCTAACACTGATTCTGAGAAAGCCGACTTCTTGCTGAAGCTTATGAGGTCTCTTTCCGAAGAGGCTGAGAATAATGAAGATAGAGAGGATCGGCAGTATGATATTTCCCGTATAGGAACACAGGCTGGAGCTCAGGCAGATCAATATGTACCAGTAGAAACTGACAATAAAGTGGTAGAAAAGGGAGCTTTTCATTATGCAGAGCGTTTAGCATGTCACATTGTTTCTATGGCTACTGAGATGGACACTCTGGCACTGCCACATGGCTGGAAGTCTGAAGATAAGCCATGCACAGAGAACCATACCTTACATAGTGCCAAGTTCTCAGAGCAGACTCTCAGTTCTTTATGGACTTATGCTGGGGAAATTGCAGGAGAGGTCATCAGTGACGTCAAGAAGATGATTAGTTCTAGTCAGTATAGACGTAAAACCATCATGAGTAACAAGGATGTGGTTGCTGACAGTCGGCAGAATCAACCCCTTAGTTGCAAAAGTAACAGATTTGGGAGTCTAGCCAACCATTTTCAAAGTGATTCCATGGTCCAAGGTCCTAACTTTCAAGTTAGTGGGTCAAGTGGGCTATCGTCTAAGTGTCCTAGCTGTGAGAGTGTAACTGATGAATACAGTGGGTACATcatcaaagttttaaaaaaagaagGCGGCAGCAGGGAGCTTATTTTAGATCAGTATGCCAGCCGCCTTGCTTACCGCTCCATTAAGTCAGGTCTAGCACATGCAGCCAAGAAGATCAAGCAAAGGTCGAACCTGAAGCTTCACCCTAGCAGGAGGCCACATTGTGATGGAACCCATGAAGTCTGGAGGGGTTTAATGTCAGAGGCGTCTTCTGTGGATGATAACAGGAAAGCATCGTCCTCTGATGAGGCTGCCCGATGTACTTGTCAGAACCCAGAAGACTTGAACAGGAAAGAGTACCTGGAACTTGTAAACTTTGCGGAGTCTTTGGCATATGACATCACATGTGATGTCACAAGAAAGCTCCGAATGTCATCGGTTCGACTACCGAAATCTCTGACCGATTCCTGTCTATACAAAAAGTCCAAACTGGATGATGTGACAGACAGCCCTATGAAGACTCATTTTTCATGTTCCTTACTGCCTTTTAAAGAGAAGACCAAACAATATCATAGCACTGGCAGCTTAAATGACCGGAACTACAGTGACAGTGTCATGCAAGTAATAGAACACTATGCTAGGAAAATAGTTGATGACACCTTGGAGATTACACTAGCATCAGCTATGCCACAGGATTCTGAAGACAGAGGACTACTGGACCAAAATTCATATGCAGAGAAGCTGACAAAAACAGCACTGAGCTCTGCACTGGCTGACCAGGCATGTCGGTACTGCGCTGTCAGGAAGCGTTCGTTGTGTAGAAATGCTAGCAGACAACATTTCCAGGACAGCCTCAGCAGACAGAGGCAGGATTTTGAGGCTGTGGCAGGCACCGGCTACAAAGGGCCTCGGGTGTGTGGCCTTGAAATTCCAAAAATTCACATTGACTTGGAGAAGAGGGCTGCGTATGCAGAGGAGGTGGTGTCATCAGCTATTGAGAAAGCCAAGAGGGAACTGAGCAGCGCTAGCCTGAACGCAGATAGCGGGATTGGGCACGATGGCGCAAGCTTTGCGGAGAGCCTCACCACAGAGATCATGACCTCAGCAATTTCCAACGTCTGCCAAACCATAAACCTTAG CCCAGGGAAAGAGGGGATGCACACTTTGGAGTCTGCTGCTAGCCAACAGCTTTGTCTAAGCGTGGGTGATGACAGTATTGGCAGCTGGTCCAACCTCAGCTTCGAGGAGGAGCATCCGGATGAGAGCAGCAGCTTCCTGCACCTGAGTGACAG TAATGGGAACAGCAGTAGCTGGAGCAGTCTTGGGTTGGAAGGAGAGATTTATGAGGAACATCTGTCCTTCTCCCCCTCAGACAG TGACAGCACAGAGGATAAGGAAACTGAAGCGAAGGCGGAATTGGATG GGGGACCGCATGCCGAGAGGGGCCTGCTAGTGGTCAACGTGGATGTAGGTGAGCCAGTCCTGGACTCGCAAGTCAGGGCTATGCTACAGTGGATTGCCGCCTCCCAAACTGGCCTACCAGCTGTGCAACTGGAGTTGCAGCAG CTTCCTGCCGTGCTCCAGAGGGTCCTGGAGAGGGAGTGGAAGGTCGGGGAGCTCCTGCAGGTGCTCATCAGGTACTGTGATGAGCTGGCGTCCGAGGCAGATACAGAGTCCAGCGGGGAGAGCTGTGAGAGCAAGCCATTCTTCCAATGGCTGATGGAGAATGCCTAG